A genomic window from Schistocerca serialis cubense isolate TAMUIC-IGC-003099 chromosome 4, iqSchSeri2.2, whole genome shotgun sequence includes:
- the LOC126475160 gene encoding cuticle protein 16.5-like, whose amino-acid sequence MYKLVVLAAVLAVAAAAPGFLGAPAVAYTAPAVAAAPVAYAAPAVVKAAVAAPAVAYAAPAVAYAAPAYHAPVAYAAAPAIVKTHYF is encoded by the coding sequence GTTGTCCTCGCCGCCGTGctggccgtcgccgccgccgcccccggcttCCTGGGTGCACCTGCTGTCGCCTACACTGCCCCTGCGGTGGCCGCCGCCCCcgtggcctacgccgcccccgctgtCGTCAAGGCCGCCGTCGCCGCCCCTGCTgtggcctacgccgcccccgctgtagcctacgccgcccccgcctacCACGCCCCTGTAGCCTATGCCGCAGCTCCTGCTATTGTCAAGACACACTACTTCTGA